From the Paenibacillus sp. MMS20-IR301 genome, the window AACGATGGAAAAGACACCGAACCTGACCCTGCGCCAGGGAATGGTGGAAGAGCTGATTGTGGAGGACGGCCGCTGCGCTGGAGTGATCACGAAGACAGGCACGGTGTATCACAGCAAAACTGTAATTTTGACGACCGGAACGTATCTTCGGGGCAAAGTGATTATGGGTGAATTAACCTATGAGAGCGGGCCGAATAATCAGCAGCCGTCAGTCCGTTTATCGGAAAATCTGCGTGAGCTTGGCTTTGATCTGGTCCGTTTCAAGACGGGAACACCGCCGCGTGTGCATAAGGACACCATAGACTTCTCAAAGACAGAGATTCAGCCGGGCGACGATAAACCGAAATTCTTTTCATTTGAAACGAAGTCATCCGATAATGAGCAGCTTCCTTGCTGGCTGACATACACGCAACCGGCCACACATCAGATTATTAATGATAACCTGCACCGTGCTCCGATGTTCACCGGGATTATTGAAGGAACGGGTCCGCGCTATTGCCCGTCGATTGAGGACAAGGTTGTCCGTTTCAGTGATAAATCGCAGCATCAGATCTTCCTGGAGCCGGAAGGAAAGAATACATCAGAATATTATGTGCAGGGTCTGTCTACCAGTCTGCCTGAAGATGTCCAGCTTGCTGTTCTACGGTCTATTCCCGGTATGGAAAAAGTAGAAATGATGCGCAACGGTTATGCGATAGAGTATGATGCAATGGTTCCTACACAGCTATGGCCATCGCTTGAAACCAAACGTCTGCCGGGGCTGTTCACGGCCGGACAGATTAATGGCACCTCCGGTTATGAAGAAGCAGCGGGACAAGGTGTGATTGCCGGAATTAATGCTGCACGTAAAGTGCAAGAGAAGGATGCGGTCATACTGGACCGTTCCCAAGGGTACATTGGTGTACTGATTGATGATCTGGTGACCAAAGGAACCAATGAGCCTTACCGGCTGCTGACCTCCCGTGCAGAATACCGGTTACTACTCCGCCATGATAATGCGGATCTGCGCCTGACGCCAATCGGCCATGAGATCGGACTGATTCCACAGCAGCGGTATGAAGCCTTCCTCGATAAAAAAGAACGGGTGGAACGTGAGATTATCCGCCTTCAAGAAACAAAGGTTAAACCTGTACAGGTAAATGAACTGCTTGCTGCTTATGATTCGGCTCCTATTGTTGACGGAAGCAATCTCTTGACCTTAATGCGCCGGCCTGAGATTCAATACAGCTTCGTAGACAGCGTATCTTCTGCTCCGGAAGAGCTCGATGATGAAATGAAGGAACAGGTTGAAATTCAAATTAAATATGCCGGCTATATTGAGAAACAGCTTCAGCATGTAGAAAAGCTGCAGAAGATGGAGAAAAAGAAGATCCCGGATGATATTAATTACAATGAGATTCATGGGCTTGCTATGGAAGCCCGGCAAAAGCTGACTAAAATCGCCCCAATCTCCATCGGTCAGGCTTCGCGTATCGGCGGGGTAACTCCGGCAGATATTTCGATCCTGCTAGTCTATTTGGAGCACTATAACCGGGTGACGGCTGCGAAAGGATAAATCATGGATAATACGGTTACTCAGTTCACTGCACTGCTTGGCGAGCGGGGGATACAGCTCACACCTAAGCAGCTTGAACAATTCGAGTCATACTTCCAGGAACTGATCTCCTGGAATGAGAAAATGAATCTTACGGGGATCACAGAACGAAGCCAAGTCTATACGAAGCATTTCTATGATTCGTTGACACTGGCCTTATACCTGAATATGGATGAAGTCAAGAGTCTGGCTGATATTGGCTCAGGAGCAGGTTTTCCCGGGATTCCGCTGAAAATTTGTTACCCGCATTTAAAGCTGACAATAGTTGATTCACTTAGTAAGCGAATCTCTTTCCTGCAGCATGTATGTGACAAGCTTGGACTAACCAATGTGCAGTTGATTCATGGACGGGCAGAGGATGTAGCCAAGCAGTTTGTACACCGTGATGCTTATGATGTAGTCACTGCGCGCGCAGTTGCGCGATTGGCGTTACTAAATGAATTCTGCCTTCCGTTTACCCGTAAGGATGGGATTTTTGCAGCGATGAAAGGCAGCGATCCGGCTGAAGAGCTGGCAGAGGCGAAACGCAGCTTCAAAGAGCTGAGGGCAGAACTACAGAAGGTGGAGTCCTTTAGTTTACCGGTAGAAGATTCGGCGCGGCATATTATTCTTGTCCGTAAAACTGGAGCGACACCGGCTAAATATCCGCGCAAAGCAGGAGTGCCGGCGAAATCGCCGCTGGTGTAATTGTTTCACGTGAAACAATCCTAATTGCAAAGTACGAGTTTCAGATCAAGCTCATTGAGAGATGAGCTTGTTTTTTTATATTATTTACTTCTGCTTATCTATTCGACACAAAGCATTAAATAAAGCCGATGATGACATTTGTGATCAACTATTTCCAGAGAAATGAGTGACTGAATGCAGAGTCTAGGCAGGAAAAATAGGTCTTTATGGAGAATAGGATTATGAGAGAAAAAGTGATAGAATACTATAGTAGATCTTTTCTGGAGGTTCTACGCTGTACGATGAGCTTTTCGCAAGAAAGGTTAACGGGATCGTACTAAAACGAAATTAGGTGGTTATGGACGGAATGAAAGAACAATTCACCAAGCTTTTTGGATTTAGCGAGCGGAGCAGCGGAGAAGAGATCAAACAAATCCCGGTTCATGAGGTTGTCAGCAGTCCATACCAGCCACGGACTATTTTTGATGATGACAAAATAGACGAACTGTGCCAGACTATCAAAACTCATGGAGTTATCCAGCCGATCGTTGTTCGTATGCGTGATTCCCAGTATGAGATTATTGCAGGCGAAAGACGATGGCGGGCAGTCAAAAAGCTGGGCTTGGATACCATTCCCGCCCTTGTCCGCGAGTTTAACGATTCTCAGGCAGCTTCAATCGCACTAATAGAAAATTTGCAGCGTGAAGGGCTAACTTCAATTGAAGAAGCCATTGCCTATCAGAAGCTGATAGATCTTCATCAATTAACACAGGAGAGCCTGGCCCAGCGGCTTGGTAAAAGCCAATCTACAATTGCCAACAAAATCCGTTTGCTGAATCTGCCCGAGCAGGTCAAAACCGCTTTAATGGAAAGAAAAATTACTGAACGCCATGCGCGTTCGCTGCTGTCTCTGGACAGTGAAGAGATGCAGCTAAAGGTTCTTGCTGAGATTATTGCCAAAGAACTGAATGTCAAACAAACCGAAGCGCGGATTGCCTTCTATAAGGAAGTTACGCAAATCAAAAAGTCAAAAAGGATATCTTACACTAAGGATGTCCGGCTGGCGCTAAATACAATCCGTCAATCCATAGATATGGTAACCGGCTCAGGAATGGAAATTAAGACCTCAGAGAATGACCGCGGCGATCATTATGAGATTGTCATCCAAATTCCAAAAAGATAAATGATTTCAAAAGCTGAAGGCGGCCTTGAGGTGATTGGCCGCCTTTTCTATGACTTGAACCGGACGTTGTCACATATTAAATAATGTACATTTGTCTATACTTCTTGCAGATGTGATGCCGTGTATAATAAACCATGTTGCTCATCCAACTCATGACCTACAAGATGATTCTTTCTAACAATTCGAGGTGAAATAAGTGTCCAAGATTATTGCCATAGCAAATCAAAAAGGCGGAGTCGGCAAAACAACAACCTCTGTGAACCTGGGGGCCGGTATGGCTACTTTAGGGAAGAGAGTGCTGCTTGTTGATATTGATCCGCAAGGCAACACTACGAGCGGCGTTGGCGTCAACAAAGCAGATGTAGCAAATTGCATTTATGATATTCTGATTAATGAAGCTAATCCCCAGGATACAATTTTGGAGACTGGGATTGAATGGTTGCATATTATTCCGGCTACCATTCAACTCGCAGGTGCAGAGATTGAGCTTGTCTCTACCATTTCCAGAGAACTCAAGCTAAAAAAGGCACTGAATACAGTCAAAAGCAAATATGATTATATAATTATAGATTGCCCTCCATCATTAGGTATATTGACGATTAACTCATTGACTGCTGCAGACTCAGTAATCATTCCTATACAATGCGAGTATTATGCGCTTGAAGGATTAAGCCAATTGCTTAATACGGTGAGACTGGTTCAGAAGAATCTCAATCCTCATCTGCAAATTGAAGGCGTACTGCTTACTATGCTTGATGCCCGGACTAATCTGGGGATTCAAGTTATTGAAGAGGTAAAAAAGTATTTCCAAGAAAAGGTATATAGAACCATTATCCCGCGGAATGTGCGCCTGAGTGAAGCGCCTTCTCACGGACAATCAATTATCACCTATGATGCCCGTTCTAAAGGAGCGGAAGTGTATTTAGAGTTGGCAAAGGAAGTGATTTCTTATGAGTAAACGGTTAGGAAAAGGACTGGATGCTTTAATCCCTTCTCTATCCATTAATGAAGATGATAAGGTTATCGAAATCTCCTTGTCACAGTTAAGAGCCAATCCTTATCAGCCGCGCAAGGATTTCAATGAGGAAGCTATCCAGGAATTGGCTGAATCAATCAGGCAGCATGGAGTTATTCAACCGATCATTGTCCGCAGTGTTCTTAAGGGATATGAAATTATTGCCGGTGAACGCAGATTCCGGGCTTCGCAGTATTGTGGCAAAGCAACTATTCCTGCTGTGGTGCGCAGCCTCAGTGATCAGCAGGTTATGGAGATTGCCTTAATTGAAAACCTGCAGCGTGAGAATCTGAATGCAATGGAAATTGCCGTTGCCTATCAAGGCTTGATGGATCAGTTCGCGCTTACTCAGGAGGAACTTTCACTTAAGGTCGGAAAGTCGAGATCGCATATTGCTAACTTCCTGCGGCTCCTTAGCTTGCCGGAAGAAGTGAAAGAATATGTTTCACGTGGAACAATTTCAATGGGGCATGCCCGGGCGATTGTTGCTCTGAAAGATACAGAGACCATCAAACAATTAGCAGCGCAATGTGTGGAACAGCAGTGGAGTGTGCGCGAGCTGGAAGAAGTAGTGAAGAATCTCGACCGTAAACCGGCTGAGGGGACTAAGTCCAAGGTGATTAAAAGAGATCCTTATATCGATAACGTAGAAGAGGTATTGCGTGAACGGTTTAAGACGACTGTTAAAATTAAGCAGGGCAAAGAAAAAGGGAAAATTGAATTGAATTATTACAGTGCCCAAGACCTGGAAAGATTGCTGGAGCTGCTTGGCAACTGATTTGGATATTTGTGCCGAAAACATATCCTGAGATATCCTTGATAAGGGTATGGAGGGGTATGTTTTTTAAAAGGGAAAAGTGAGGGTGGAGAGATGGAGGGACTTGTGTATCTGGATCATGCAGCAACCTCGTGGCCTAAACCGCCCGAAGTTGCTGCTGCCATGATGGATGCTTTGCAGCATTCAGGGGCAAATGCCGGGCGCGGTAATCACTCACTGGCGATGGGGACAGGGCGTGTGCTGGTCCGGGCACGAAGCCTGCTGGCGGAGCTGTTCTCTGTTGCAAATGCCCAGAATATCGCTTTTACGCATAATACAACTATGGGGCTAAATATGGCTATTAAGGGTACACTTCAACCAGGAGATCATGTGATATCAACAATGACTGAACATAACTCTGTTCGCAGACCACTGGAATATCTGCGCCGGACAATTGGAATTGAAGTGGATTACTTACAGGCTGATGGAGAGGGGCAGATTAATCTGCAGCAGCTTCAGCAGTCCTTCCGCCATAACACCCGGATGGTAATTTGTAACCATAGCTCTAATCTGCTCGGAAGTGTGCTTCCGGTTGGGCTGATAGGGGATATTGCTAAATCGCATGGAGCGATATTTCTGGTGGATGCTGCGCAAAGTGCCGGTTCCATTGATATTGATGTAGCGAAGATGAATATTGACCTGTTGGCATTTCCGGGGCATAAAGGGCTGCTTGGACCGCAAGGGACCGGAGGGCTCTATATCTCTCCTAATTTAGATCTCGAACCATTAATGCACGGAGGGACTGGCAGCCAGTCAGAAAACAGTGAGCAGCCTACTGTGCGGCCGGACCGTTATGAAGCGGGGACACAGAATGCAGTCGGTATTGCCGGACTACTGGCAGGAGTGAAAAAAGTCAAAGCATTAG encodes:
- the mnmG gene encoding tRNA uridine-5-carboxymethylaminomethyl(34) synthesis enzyme MnmG — protein: MNYDGGSYDVIVIGAGHAGCEAALAAARMGCRTLMITINLDMVAFMPCNPSIGGPAKGHVVREIDALGGEMGRNIDKTFIQLRMLNTGKGPAVHALRAQADKYLYQHAMKETMEKTPNLTLRQGMVEELIVEDGRCAGVITKTGTVYHSKTVILTTGTYLRGKVIMGELTYESGPNNQQPSVRLSENLRELGFDLVRFKTGTPPRVHKDTIDFSKTEIQPGDDKPKFFSFETKSSDNEQLPCWLTYTQPATHQIINDNLHRAPMFTGIIEGTGPRYCPSIEDKVVRFSDKSQHQIFLEPEGKNTSEYYVQGLSTSLPEDVQLAVLRSIPGMEKVEMMRNGYAIEYDAMVPTQLWPSLETKRLPGLFTAGQINGTSGYEEAAGQGVIAGINAARKVQEKDAVILDRSQGYIGVLIDDLVTKGTNEPYRLLTSRAEYRLLLRHDNADLRLTPIGHEIGLIPQQRYEAFLDKKERVEREIIRLQETKVKPVQVNELLAAYDSAPIVDGSNLLTLMRRPEIQYSFVDSVSSAPEELDDEMKEQVEIQIKYAGYIEKQLQHVEKLQKMEKKKIPDDINYNEIHGLAMEARQKLTKIAPISIGQASRIGGVTPADISILLVYLEHYNRVTAAKG
- the rsmG gene encoding 16S rRNA (guanine(527)-N(7))-methyltransferase RsmG, with product MDNTVTQFTALLGERGIQLTPKQLEQFESYFQELISWNEKMNLTGITERSQVYTKHFYDSLTLALYLNMDEVKSLADIGSGAGFPGIPLKICYPHLKLTIVDSLSKRISFLQHVCDKLGLTNVQLIHGRAEDVAKQFVHRDAYDVVTARAVARLALLNEFCLPFTRKDGIFAAMKGSDPAEELAEAKRSFKELRAELQKVESFSLPVEDSARHIILVRKTGATPAKYPRKAGVPAKSPLV
- the noc gene encoding nucleoid occlusion protein, whose amino-acid sequence is MKEQFTKLFGFSERSSGEEIKQIPVHEVVSSPYQPRTIFDDDKIDELCQTIKTHGVIQPIVVRMRDSQYEIIAGERRWRAVKKLGLDTIPALVREFNDSQAASIALIENLQREGLTSIEEAIAYQKLIDLHQLTQESLAQRLGKSQSTIANKIRLLNLPEQVKTALMERKITERHARSLLSLDSEEMQLKVLAEIIAKELNVKQTEARIAFYKEVTQIKKSKRISYTKDVRLALNTIRQSIDMVTGSGMEIKTSENDRGDHYEIVIQIPKR
- a CDS encoding AAA family ATPase; amino-acid sequence: MSKIIAIANQKGGVGKTTTSVNLGAGMATLGKRVLLVDIDPQGNTTSGVGVNKADVANCIYDILINEANPQDTILETGIEWLHIIPATIQLAGAEIELVSTISRELKLKKALNTVKSKYDYIIIDCPPSLGILTINSLTAADSVIIPIQCEYYALEGLSQLLNTVRLVQKNLNPHLQIEGVLLTMLDARTNLGIQVIEEVKKYFQEKVYRTIIPRNVRLSEAPSHGQSIITYDARSKGAEVYLELAKEVISYE
- a CDS encoding ParB/RepB/Spo0J family partition protein, encoding MSKRLGKGLDALIPSLSINEDDKVIEISLSQLRANPYQPRKDFNEEAIQELAESIRQHGVIQPIIVRSVLKGYEIIAGERRFRASQYCGKATIPAVVRSLSDQQVMEIALIENLQRENLNAMEIAVAYQGLMDQFALTQEELSLKVGKSRSHIANFLRLLSLPEEVKEYVSRGTISMGHARAIVALKDTETIKQLAAQCVEQQWSVRELEEVVKNLDRKPAEGTKSKVIKRDPYIDNVEEVLRERFKTTVKIKQGKEKGKIELNYYSAQDLERLLELLGN
- a CDS encoding aminotransferase class V-fold PLP-dependent enzyme, which gives rise to MEGLVYLDHAATSWPKPPEVAAAMMDALQHSGANAGRGNHSLAMGTGRVLVRARSLLAELFSVANAQNIAFTHNTTMGLNMAIKGTLQPGDHVISTMTEHNSVRRPLEYLRRTIGIEVDYLQADGEGQINLQQLQQSFRHNTRMVICNHSSNLLGSVLPVGLIGDIAKSHGAIFLVDAAQSAGSIDIDVAKMNIDLLAFPGHKGLLGPQGTGGLYISPNLDLEPLMHGGTGSQSENSEQPTVRPDRYEAGTQNAVGIAGLLAGVKKVKALGTKQIHSQEWMQTQTLMEGLAGIPGIRMLGPKLGDERSGIVSFVVKGQDSADIAHRLDREYRIAVRAGMHCTPLAHQAAETLESGAVRASVGVSSSEEDIKRLIDAMEEMYGVSRTR